The following are encoded in a window of Fretibacter rubidus genomic DNA:
- the purM gene encoding phosphoribosylformylglycinamidine cyclo-ligase has translation MTDKKPTGLSYADAGVDIDKGDRLIDRIKPFAKATRRAGADAALGGFGGAFDLKAAGYNDPILISGTDGVGTKLRIAIDSGILGTVGIDLVAMCVNDVLAQGAEPLFFLDYFATGKLDTDKCAAVIKGIAEGCKQSGCALIGGETAEMPGMYEGDDFDLAGFVVGAVERDAVLPRLETMGEGDVLIAMGSSGPHSNGYSLIRKVVQRSGLSWDDPAPFANGHTLGEALLTPTKLYVKSVLPLLREGQVKGLAHITGGGLTENTPRMLPDHLVPDIDFDSFDRPAVFKWLQDVGGIAEAEMRRAFNCGVGMVLCVPRGDEDAVINALQTSGETAWVIGSLKAA, from the coding sequence GTGACGGATAAAAAACCAACAGGACTGAGCTATGCTGACGCAGGCGTAGACATCGACAAAGGTGACCGCCTGATTGACCGCATCAAGCCCTTTGCCAAGGCGACACGCCGCGCTGGCGCAGACGCCGCGCTGGGCGGGTTTGGCGGTGCCTTTGATTTAAAAGCCGCCGGCTATAATGACCCAATCCTAATTTCTGGCACAGACGGTGTCGGCACAAAACTGCGTATTGCTATTGATAGCGGTATCCTTGGCACGGTCGGGATTGATCTGGTCGCCATGTGTGTCAACGACGTGTTGGCCCAAGGCGCGGAACCGCTGTTCTTTCTTGATTATTTCGCCACAGGAAAACTGGACACCGATAAATGCGCGGCCGTCATCAAAGGTATCGCTGAGGGTTGCAAGCAATCGGGCTGCGCGCTTATTGGCGGCGAAACGGCAGAAATGCCAGGCATGTATGAAGGCGATGATTTTGACCTCGCGGGTTTTGTTGTCGGCGCGGTCGAACGTGACGCGGTGCTGCCACGATTAGAGACGATGGGCGAAGGTGACGTGCTGATTGCTATGGGATCGTCTGGGCCGCATTCCAATGGTTATTCGCTTATCCGCAAAGTTGTGCAGCGCTCTGGTTTGTCATGGGATGACCCTGCCCCTTTTGCGAACGGGCACACCCTGGGTGAAGCGCTGCTGACCCCGACAAAACTTTACGTCAAATCTGTCCTGCCATTATTGCGCGAAGGTCAGGTCAAAGGCCTCGCCCATATCACGGGCGGCGGCTTGACTGAAAATACACCGCGTATGTTACCAGACCACTTGGTCCCAGACATTGATTTCGATAGCTTTGATCGGCCCGCCGTTTTCAAATGGTTGCAAGATGTTGGCGGCATAGCGGAAGCAGAGATGCGCCGCGCCTTTAACTGCGGCGTTGGCATGGTGTTATGTGTTCCGCGCGGTGATGAAGACGCGGTTATAAATGCCTTGCAAACCAGCGGCGAGACGGCGTGGGTTATTGGGTCGCTAAAGGCCGCGTAA
- a CDS encoding DUF1330 domain-containing protein: MKKIILYAAVFLSACNANTGPDAAPDLAVQADAPGAYMIVQGKNYAPQDLGPYAASLPPIYAKYGGRYVAFSTDYDTMEGSSDYQATIISAWPSAEAARTFWTSPEYREAIKLRDGIGEFDVIIVPALPAQPTR; this comes from the coding sequence ATGAAAAAAATCATTCTATACGCTGCGGTGTTTTTATCCGCCTGTAATGCCAATACGGGCCCCGATGCTGCGCCTGATTTAGCCGTACAGGCTGACGCGCCGGGCGCTTATATGATTGTGCAAGGCAAAAACTATGCGCCGCAAGACCTCGGCCCTTATGCGGCAAGCCTACCGCCGATTTATGCGAAATACGGTGGGCGCTATGTGGCCTTTTCAACGGATTATGACACGATGGAAGGCAGCTCTGATTACCAAGCTACCATCATATCAGCCTGGCCGAGCGCAGAGGCCGCACGGACATTTTGGACCTCACCAGAATACCGCGAAGCGATAAAGTTGCGTGACGGTATTGGTGAATTTGACGTGATTATTGTGCCAGCCCTGCCCGCGCAGCCTACGCGGTAG
- the ndk gene encoding nucleoside-diphosphate kinase — protein MAIQRTFSIIKPDATARNLTGAVNAKIEEAGLRIIAQKRIQMSKEQAGGFYAVHKERPFYNDLVDFMVSGPVVVQVLEGENAIAKYREVMGATNPADADAGTIRAEFAQSIDANTVHGSDAPETAAEEIPFFFSDDEIVG, from the coding sequence ATGGCTATCCAACGTACATTTTCAATCATTAAACCCGACGCCACAGCCCGCAACCTAACGGGGGCTGTTAACGCCAAAATCGAAGAAGCAGGCCTGCGCATCATCGCGCAAAAGCGCATCCAGATGAGCAAAGAGCAAGCGGGCGGTTTCTACGCTGTCCATAAAGAGCGTCCGTTCTACAACGACCTTGTTGACTTCATGGTCAGCGGTCCTGTTGTCGTCCAAGTCCTAGAGGGTGAAAATGCCATCGCGAAATACCGCGAAGTCATGGGTGCAACGAACCCAGCAGACGCTGATGCAGGCACAATTCGTGCTGAATTTGCGCAAAGCATTGACGCCAACACAGTTCACGGTTCAGACGCGCCAGAAACAGCAGCCGAAGAAATCCCGTTCTTCTTCTCTGATGACGAAATCGTCGGCTAA
- a CDS encoding Tad domain-containing protein codes for MTNFDKIKALTTRYRDDEGGTMAIAYSVSLLTIIMAIGASYDLAMVSNANHKAQNVADSAALTAAVFVAKHDRAPASNTEGYMDKVYYDARGEGHKFSKSVHSSNLPGAPKVKVEYDFTNGFATATVEGKTSPAFLRILGRTELVFKEQSKVAFLETGYKSPASVFVAVDGSGSMAWDDRRDTDDSDDETSSTSTTPDAEPRVTGLKKSLKAFMAELGNIPGETNQVLRTGMYVYTQNYESSRSDTAKWGTLSTANNGKIDRLYASGGTNASKAMKEIRQKMATENTTHYNRNGNNTPLKFVILMTDGVNSPTGTTNCRNESQPAHKHWEYSYTETWTNRRGQRRSRTYSDKSESRFKPDNYYPWVQVDVPANSETKWVCDDVSTHDQTTKDECDTLAAQGATIYTIAYGLEAGYYHKRDGYFEPYREANGFIYDGYHIKLPETTRDRAYGVMEYCATVGGGTFVPAEDALQLTEAFQTIGEEIVEEVIRITN; via the coding sequence ATGACTAATTTTGATAAAATCAAGGCGTTGACAACACGCTATCGCGACGACGAAGGCGGAACGATGGCAATTGCCTATTCCGTATCATTGCTCACGATCATTATGGCTATCGGGGCCAGCTATGACCTTGCGATGGTCAGTAACGCCAATCACAAAGCGCAAAACGTAGCTGATTCAGCGGCACTGACCGCTGCTGTGTTCGTGGCCAAACACGACCGCGCCCCAGCAAGCAATACAGAAGGCTATATGGATAAAGTCTATTACGATGCGCGCGGTGAAGGTCACAAATTTTCAAAATCTGTGCACAGCTCTAATTTGCCTGGCGCGCCAAAGGTGAAGGTCGAATATGACTTTACAAATGGCTTTGCGACGGCGACTGTCGAAGGCAAGACATCACCAGCTTTCCTGCGTATTTTGGGTCGCACAGAGCTTGTTTTTAAAGAGCAGTCAAAAGTCGCTTTCCTTGAAACAGGGTATAAATCACCCGCGTCAGTCTTTGTGGCTGTTGACGGTTCTGGCTCTATGGCGTGGGATGATCGCCGTGATACAGACGATAGTGACGACGAAACGTCATCGACATCAACAACGCCCGACGCAGAGCCGCGTGTCACAGGCCTAAAGAAATCTCTCAAGGCATTTATGGCCGAGTTGGGCAATATTCCTGGTGAAACTAATCAGGTTTTGCGTACAGGCATGTATGTCTACACGCAAAATTATGAGAGCAGTCGTTCTGATACGGCGAAATGGGGTACTTTATCGACGGCTAACAACGGCAAAATTGACCGTTTATACGCCAGCGGCGGCACCAATGCCTCCAAAGCGATGAAAGAAATTCGTCAGAAAATGGCTACAGAAAATACAACACACTACAATCGTAATGGCAACAATACGCCGCTAAAGTTTGTGATTCTTATGACCGATGGGGTGAATTCTCCGACTGGCACGACCAATTGCCGTAATGAGTCGCAGCCCGCGCATAAGCATTGGGAATATAGCTATACAGAAACATGGACCAATCGCAGAGGCCAGAGACGGTCACGGACATATTCCGATAAATCTGAAAGCCGTTTCAAACCGGACAATTATTACCCTTGGGTTCAAGTTGATGTGCCAGCAAACTCGGAAACCAAATGGGTCTGTGATGATGTATCGACACATGACCAAACGACGAAAGACGAATGTGATACTCTAGCAGCTCAAGGTGCTACTATTTATACAATCGCTTACGGTCTAGAGGCTGGTTATTATCATAAGCGCGATGGCTACTTCGAGCCTTACCGCGAAGCCAATGGTTTCATTTATGACGGCTACCATATCAAATTACCAGAGACGACGCGTGACCGCGCCTATGGTGTGATGGAATATTGCGCGACAGTCGGTGGTGGTACATTCGTCCCCGCCGAAGATGCCCTGCAATTGACCGAAGCGTTCCAAACTATCGGCGAAGAAATCGTCGAAGAAGTTATCCGCATCACGAACTAA
- the purN gene encoding phosphoribosylglycinamide formyltransferase: MAKPNERVKTAVLISGRGSNMVALVTAAQDPNYPADIALVISNRPKAKGLGRAQELGVTAISIDHKAYATREAFEAELDKALSDAKIELICCAGFMRVLTPWFINRWEGRIINIHPSLLPKYKGLNTHARALDAGDREHGCSVHWVSAELDGGAVIKQMSIPIDHRDTAESLADRLLPLELALYPKALAQVARDIKN; this comes from the coding sequence ATGGCAAAGCCCAATGAACGCGTGAAAACGGCCGTCTTAATATCAGGGCGCGGGTCTAATATGGTCGCGCTTGTGACGGCCGCACAAGACCCGAACTACCCAGCCGATATTGCCCTTGTTATATCCAACCGTCCAAAAGCAAAGGGTCTAGGCCGCGCGCAAGAGCTGGGCGTAACGGCGATATCGATTGACCATAAAGCCTATGCGACCCGCGAAGCTTTTGAAGCTGAACTGGATAAAGCCCTGAGTGACGCCAAGATCGAGCTGATATGCTGCGCGGGCTTTATGCGCGTCTTAACGCCGTGGTTTATTAACCGCTGGGAAGGCCGCATTATAAATATCCACCCGTCGCTATTGCCCAAATATAAGGGGCTGAACACCCATGCCCGGGCGTTGGACGCCGGTGATCGCGAACATGGCTGCTCTGTGCATTGGGTAAGTGCAGAGCTAGACGGCGGCGCGGTTATTAAGCAAATGTCCATTCCTATCGACCATCGCGATACAGCAGAGAGCCTTGCAGACCGTCTTCTTCCTCTTGAGTTGGCTCTCTACCCAAAGGCTTTGGCGCAGGTCGCACGAGACATAAAAAATTAA
- a CDS encoding acyl-CoA dehydrogenase has protein sequence MAVTHLHNDTSEPLTHRWEDPLFLEEQLTEEERMIRDMARAYCTDKLMPRVISANREERFDREIFTEMGELGLLGAMVDEQYGGIGASHVVYGLVAREVERVDSGYRSMMSVQSSLVMYPIEAFGSDEQKTKYLPKLATGEHIGCFGLTETDGGSDPGAMRTNAVAAPGGYILNGSKMWITNSPVADIAVVWAKLDGAIRGFIIEKGMKGFTAPEIKGKQSLRASITGELAFDDCFVPEENLLPNVKGLRGPFSCLNKARYGISWGAMGAAEFCWHAARDYAMERIVFGKPIAATQLVQKKLADMQTEITLGLHGSLALGRALDQGAYSPESISLMKRNNCGKALDIARVARDIHGGNGISEEYHVLRHAMNLETVNTYEGTHDIHALILGRAQTGIQAFF, from the coding sequence ATGGCCGTCACACATTTACATAACGATACATCAGAGCCCCTAACACATCGTTGGGAAGATCCGCTGTTTCTTGAAGAGCAATTGACCGAGGAAGAGCGCATGATCCGCGACATGGCGCGCGCCTATTGCACGGATAAGCTCATGCCGCGCGTTATTTCGGCGAACCGCGAAGAACGCTTTGACCGTGAGATTTTCACGGAAATGGGCGAGCTTGGCTTGCTGGGCGCGATGGTTGACGAGCAATACGGCGGTATTGGTGCTTCTCATGTGGTTTACGGTCTTGTCGCGCGCGAGGTTGAACGTGTGGATAGCGGTTACCGCTCTATGATGTCCGTGCAAAGCTCGCTCGTGATGTACCCGATTGAGGCTTTTGGCTCTGATGAGCAGAAGACAAAATACCTGCCGAAACTGGCCACGGGAGAGCATATCGGTTGTTTTGGCCTTACGGAAACGGACGGCGGATCTGATCCGGGCGCGATGCGCACCAATGCTGTTGCGGCACCGGGCGGTTATATCCTGAACGGCAGCAAGATGTGGATTACCAACTCCCCTGTTGCGGATATTGCCGTGGTTTGGGCCAAATTGGACGGGGCCATTCGTGGTTTCATCATTGAAAAGGGTATGAAGGGTTTCACCGCGCCAGAGATCAAAGGCAAGCAGAGCCTGCGCGCATCGATTACGGGCGAGCTAGCTTTCGATGATTGTTTTGTGCCCGAAGAAAACCTTTTGCCGAATGTCAAAGGCCTGCGCGGACCGTTCTCATGCCTAAACAAGGCTCGCTACGGGATTAGCTGGGGCGCGATGGGCGCGGCAGAATTTTGCTGGCACGCCGCGCGCGATTACGCCATGGAACGCATTGTTTTTGGCAAACCGATTGCGGCGACGCAGCTGGTGCAGAAAAAACTGGCCGATATGCAAACCGAAATCACGCTGGGCCTTCACGGCTCTCTCGCGCTGGGTCGTGCGCTGGATCAGGGCGCCTATAGTCCAGAGAGTATCTCTCTCATGAAGCGTAATAATTGCGGCAAAGCGCTCGATATTGCCCGTGTTGCGCGTGATATTCACGGCGGTAACGGCATTTCAGAGGAATATCACGTGTTGCGCCACGCCATGAATTTGGAAACGGTCAACACTTATGAAGGCACCCATGATATTCACGCCTTGATATTGGGTCGTGCCCAAACAGGTATTCAAGCGTTTTTTTAG
- a CDS encoding DUF2256 domain-containing protein, with protein MAHKKTNLPSKICAACGRPFEWRKKWERDWDNVRYCSVRCKREKKA; from the coding sequence ATGGCCCATAAAAAAACCAATCTTCCGTCAAAAATATGCGCGGCCTGCGGGCGGCCTTTTGAATGGCGAAAGAAGTGGGAACGAGACTGGGACAACGTCCGTTATTGCTCTGTGCGGTGTAAAAGAGAGAAAAAAGCATGA
- a CDS encoding SDR family NAD(P)-dependent oxidoreductase — protein sequence MTLFKSFPDDLRVAIIGASGGIGAAMVDACVADPKVARVHALSRQGRSHPSPKVANLTFDFTDEASIEAAAVALKEVGPLDIVIVATGLLHGQGIAPEKNLRALSYDGFEVSYKTNVVGPAMTAKYFLPLMRRDEKAVFAALSARVGSISDNRLGGWYAYRASKAALNMVLKNLSIEHGRRFKEAVIIGLHPGTVDTALSEQFQGNVPEGKLFTPEFSAEHLLKVVDQVSPKDTGNLFAWDGEQIPF from the coding sequence ATGACATTATTTAAAAGCTTCCCTGATGATTTACGCGTGGCCATTATCGGCGCCAGCGGCGGCATAGGCGCCGCCATGGTCGACGCTTGTGTTGCAGACCCTAAAGTGGCGCGCGTTCATGCACTCTCCCGCCAAGGCCGCTCTCACCCCTCGCCTAAGGTCGCAAATTTGACCTTTGATTTCACGGATGAAGCCAGCATAGAAGCCGCCGCTGTGGCGCTAAAAGAAGTCGGGCCGCTCGACATTGTGATTGTCGCGACGGGATTGCTACACGGCCAAGGCATTGCGCCAGAGAAGAACTTGCGTGCGCTATCCTATGACGGCTTTGAGGTCAGCTATAAAACCAATGTTGTTGGCCCCGCCATGACCGCAAAATATTTCCTGCCGCTTATGCGCCGTGACGAGAAGGCCGTCTTCGCAGCCCTATCGGCGCGGGTCGGCAGTATATCGGATAACCGCCTCGGCGGCTGGTATGCTTACCGCGCGTCCAAGGCTGCGCTGAATATGGTGCTAAAAAACCTATCGATTGAGCATGGGCGGCGGTTTAAAGAGGCGGTGATTATCGGACTACATCCTGGCACAGTTGATACAGCCCTATCAGAACAGTTCCAAGGCAATGTGCCAGAGGGCAAATTATTCACGCCCGAATTCAGCGCAGAGCATTTATTAAAGGTCGTCGATCAAGTCAGCCCTAAGGATACAGGCAACCTCTTTGCATGGGACGGCGAACAAATTCCGTTCTAG
- a CDS encoding ABC-F family ATP-binding cassette domain-containing protein codes for MLHINDLTYRIEGRVLFDQATLAISEGQKVGLVGRNGTGKSTLFNLIKASVDGHDDSITIRKGARLGAVDQEVPSGPESLIDTVLAADKERSALLSEAETATDPHRIAYIHTRLGDIDAYSAEARAAIILTGLGFNPEEQLKPCSDFSGGWRMRVALAAMLFAEPDILLLDEPTNYLDVEGAVWLESHIKTYPGTCFIISHDRDFLNSGVTHIAHLREGKLFAYAGGYDSFERALAEQIRLNMALRAKQDDERRHLESFVTRFRAQANKAKQAQSRVKRLAKMTPVSTIITDPIAPIDLPGPERHLSPPMVRFDNAQLGYEPGKAVLRSLNQRIAPDDRIGLLGKNGEGKSTFAKGIMGILNAQEGFIKRHKKMEIGYFAQHQIDALNPTESAYDHIRELMPEATEAQRRARLASFGLGQKNSETAAGDLSGGEKARLLFSLIGFHQPHLLVLDEPANHLDMDSRAELIKSLNAYTGAVLIISHDRNLLESVVDRLWVVRSGTVETFDGSLEDYRQEQLDRARASKKPKDKALPKAQQTRKDAADARKRIAPLRKKSESYEPKIETLKGKIAAIDKALSVSDLFTNNTEKAVTLSQNRVNYERLIETLEMEWLEALEAYETTKKAEGLD; via the coding sequence ATGTTGCATATTAATGACCTGACATACCGCATCGAAGGCCGTGTCCTGTTTGATCAGGCCACGCTAGCCATAAGTGAGGGTCAAAAGGTCGGGCTTGTTGGGCGAAACGGCACGGGAAAGTCGACATTATTTAACCTCATCAAGGCATCTGTGGATGGTCATGACGACTCTATCACCATTCGGAAAGGCGCACGGTTGGGCGCAGTTGACCAAGAGGTACCGTCCGGCCCGGAAAGCCTGATTGATACTGTGCTTGCGGCTGACAAAGAACGCAGCGCACTTTTGTCTGAGGCCGAAACCGCGACTGACCCTCACCGCATTGCCTATATCCACACACGTCTGGGCGATATTGATGCCTATAGCGCAGAGGCGCGCGCCGCGATCATCCTCACGGGTCTAGGCTTTAATCCCGAAGAGCAGCTAAAACCATGTTCTGATTTTTCGGGCGGTTGGCGTATGCGGGTCGCCCTCGCCGCCATGTTATTCGCCGAACCCGATATTTTGCTGCTCGATGAACCTACAAACTATTTGGATGTCGAAGGCGCGGTCTGGTTGGAATCCCATATTAAGACCTATCCTGGTACGTGCTTCATCATCTCCCATGACCGCGATTTCCTAAACTCTGGCGTTACTCATATTGCCCATCTGCGCGAAGGAAAATTATTCGCCTATGCGGGGGGCTATGACAGTTTTGAGCGCGCATTGGCCGAACAAATCCGCCTCAACATGGCCCTGCGCGCCAAACAAGATGATGAACGCCGCCATCTTGAAAGCTTTGTCACGCGGTTTCGCGCGCAAGCCAATAAAGCCAAACAGGCCCAATCACGCGTTAAACGTCTGGCGAAGATGACACCCGTTTCAACCATAATCACCGACCCCATCGCACCGATTGATTTGCCGGGCCCAGAGCGTCACCTCTCCCCGCCTATGGTGCGGTTTGATAATGCGCAGCTTGGATATGAACCCGGCAAAGCCGTGCTACGGTCGCTTAATCAGCGTATCGCGCCTGATGACCGCATAGGATTATTGGGTAAGAACGGCGAAGGAAAATCAACATTCGCCAAAGGTATTATGGGAATTTTAAACGCCCAAGAGGGCTTTATAAAACGTCATAAAAAGATGGAAATCGGCTATTTTGCGCAGCATCAAATTGACGCGCTGAACCCAACCGAGTCCGCCTATGACCACATCCGCGAGTTGATGCCAGAGGCAACAGAGGCGCAGCGCCGCGCGCGGCTCGCCAGTTTTGGTCTGGGGCAAAAAAACTCTGAAACAGCGGCGGGTGATTTATCAGGCGGGGAAAAAGCGCGGCTCTTATTCTCCCTCATCGGCTTCCACCAACCGCATCTTTTGGTGCTGGATGAACCTGCTAATCACCTTGATATGGATAGCCGCGCGGAACTGATTAAATCGCTCAACGCCTATACGGGAGCTGTGTTGATTATATCCCATGACCGTAATTTGCTCGAATCTGTCGTGGACCGCCTTTGGGTCGTGCGCAGCGGGACAGTTGAGACCTTTGACGGATCGCTGGAAGATTACCGCCAAGAGCAGCTTGACCGTGCGCGGGCGTCGAAAAAGCCCAAAGACAAAGCCCTGCCCAAGGCGCAACAGACCCGCAAAGACGCGGCAGACGCCCGAAAACGCATCGCCCCTTTACGCAAAAAATCAGAATCTTATGAGCCAAAAATAGAGACCCTAAAAGGCAAGATAGCCGCAATTGATAAGGCGCTATCCGTTTCCGATTTGTTTACCAACAATACTGAGAAAGCTGTTACCCTTTCCCAAAATCGGGTAAATTATGAAAGGTTGATTGAAACGCTAGAAATGGAATGGCTCGAAGCCCTAGAGGCTTATGAGACTACAAAAAAAGCGGAAGGGTTGGATTAA
- a CDS encoding cryptochrome/photolyase family protein, whose protein sequence is MKTLIPIFADQLSRDLPPLSISEPEDSVILMMEVRGEATSVAHHRKKLVFLFSAMRHFADDLRSRGWTVDYVTLDDADNSQSFEGEMKRALDRHDIDQIRVCEPSEYDVLERVKTWEGDLGKPATIMPDSRFLATKEEFAEWADGRKQYRMEYFYRDMRRKTGLLMDGDDPEGGQWNFDKDNRKPAKADLFMPKPKRFDPDDITQDVIDMVTREFPNRFGDIDDFFYGVTRDDALYVLDYFVEHGLERFGDYQDAMLTDEPFLYHSLLSLYLNAGLLAPLEICRAVEAAYKDGKAPINATEGYIRQIIGWREYVRGIYWLRMPDYVSENALGATRTLPDFYWTGDTDMHCLSQSIGQTKEHAYAHHIQRLMITGNFALLIGADPKLVHEWYLAVYIDAFEWVELPNSLGMSQFADGGLLGSKPYASSGSYINRMSNYCGDCHYNVKDRTGPKACPFNSLYWHFIDRNKDTLKGNNRMSMIYRNLEKMDEGVRKDILETAEAFLDDLTPATSDYM, encoded by the coding sequence ATGAAAACGCTTATTCCTATCTTTGCCGACCAATTATCTCGTGACCTACCGCCGCTATCCATCAGCGAGCCAGAGGATAGCGTCATCTTAATGATGGAAGTTAGAGGTGAAGCAACATCGGTGGCTCATCACCGAAAAAAGCTCGTATTTCTATTCTCTGCCATGCGGCATTTCGCAGATGATTTGCGCAGTCGCGGCTGGACGGTGGATTACGTCACACTTGACGATGCAGACAATAGTCAGAGTTTCGAAGGCGAGATGAAACGCGCGCTCGACCGTCACGATATTGACCAAATCCGCGTCTGTGAGCCGTCCGAATATGACGTGCTAGAGCGTGTGAAGACGTGGGAAGGGGACCTTGGTAAGCCCGCTACCATCATGCCAGATAGTCGCTTTTTGGCGACTAAAGAAGAGTTTGCAGAATGGGCGGATGGTCGAAAGCAATACCGCATGGAGTATTTCTACCGTGATATGCGCCGTAAAACGGGTCTGCTCATGGACGGTGATGATCCCGAAGGCGGGCAGTGGAATTTTGACAAAGACAACCGCAAACCCGCCAAAGCCGATTTGTTCATGCCAAAACCCAAACGCTTTGACCCTGATGATATAACCCAAGACGTGATTGATATGGTCACGCGCGAATTTCCGAACCGTTTTGGTGATATTGATGATTTCTTTTACGGTGTGACCCGCGATGATGCGCTGTATGTCTTGGACTATTTCGTCGAGCACGGCCTAGAGCGTTTCGGCGACTATCAAGACGCTATGCTGACGGATGAGCCGTTTTTATACCACTCGCTACTATCGCTCTATTTAAACGCTGGGCTGCTCGCGCCGCTCGAAATTTGCCGTGCCGTAGAAGCGGCCTATAAAGACGGTAAAGCGCCGATCAATGCGACAGAGGGCTATATCCGTCAAATCATTGGTTGGCGCGAATATGTGCGCGGAATCTATTGGCTGCGAATGCCGGATTACGTCAGTGAAAACGCATTGGGGGCGACGCGGACCTTACCAGACTTTTACTGGACGGGCGACACGGATATGCACTGCTTGTCACAATCCATTGGCCAGACGAAAGAACATGCCTATGCGCATCACATTCAACGTTTGATGATAACGGGGAATTTTGCGCTACTGATTGGGGCCGACCCAAAGCTGGTGCATGAATGGTATTTAGCCGTTTATATTGACGCGTTCGAGTGGGTGGAATTGCCCAATTCGCTGGGTATGAGCCAGTTTGCCGATGGCGGTTTACTAGGCTCGAAACCCTATGCCAGCAGTGGCAGCTATATTAACCGCATGTCCAATTATTGCGGGGATTGCCATTATAACGTGAAAGACCGCACGGGGCCAAAGGCGTGTCCGTTCAACAGCCTTTATTGGCATTTCATTGACCGCAATAAAGACACGCTCAAAGGCAACAACCGCATGAGCATGATTTACCGCAATTTGGAAAAAATGGACGAGGGCGTGCGCAAAGACATTTTGGAAACAGCAGAGGCCTTTCTAGATGACCTTACGCCTGCCACATCGGACTATATGTAA
- a CDS encoding DUF2066 domain-containing protein, protein MTRIVFLFIASLFFIFAADSAQAADPFTVAAVRVDATADTAIDAQLKATEAGQIRAAQLLVERLTLPSERAAKGLPEITIDTARAMIRGQSIGNEKRSSRRYLGDITVAFNPSRVQTFLRENGFTMVATQSRDSLVLPILNGGSPWADNDWVKAWQDGAYEHALTPVKSVGANVNTSGLVTASQALGGNKGALSQTARQFELAQVLIARASGGAGGVSVTISDYAVDTDQSRSIGTVNAANFTDAARATVQLLEDNWKEASVVRAENAKTMVVSVLYNSLEDWMTLQSVINNSAQIQDARLDALSKDGAMMTLTFGGDMDRLANELAFKGVQINTDPKIGTYLARSNFRL, encoded by the coding sequence ATGACACGTATTGTATTTCTATTTATCGCTTCTTTGTTTTTTATATTCGCGGCTGATTCGGCCCAAGCGGCTGACCCATTCACTGTTGCGGCTGTGCGGGTTGATGCCACGGCTGACACTGCGATTGACGCGCAGTTAAAAGCCACAGAAGCGGGTCAGATACGCGCCGCGCAACTGCTTGTGGAGCGGTTGACGCTCCCGTCAGAGCGTGCAGCTAAAGGTCTGCCAGAGATTACAATCGATACAGCGCGCGCCATGATACGTGGCCAAAGCATTGGCAATGAGAAACGCTCATCGCGGCGTTATCTGGGCGATATCACGGTCGCCTTTAACCCGTCGCGTGTGCAGACCTTCCTCCGTGAAAATGGCTTTACGATGGTCGCAACCCAATCGCGTGACAGTCTTGTGCTGCCCATCTTGAATGGTGGTAGCCCATGGGCGGATAATGATTGGGTGAAAGCGTGGCAAGACGGCGCCTATGAACATGCCTTAACGCCTGTTAAATCTGTTGGTGCCAATGTAAACACATCAGGTCTTGTGACGGCCAGCCAAGCGCTGGGCGGTAATAAAGGCGCGCTGTCGCAAACGGCACGGCAATTTGAGTTGGCCCAAGTCCTTATCGCGCGGGCGTCGGGCGGGGCTGGCGGCGTTTCTGTGACGATTTCGGATTACGCCGTCGATACGGATCAATCCCGCTCTATCGGCACTGTGAACGCGGCTAACTTCACGGATGCAGCGCGGGCCACTGTTCAGCTTTTGGAAGATAATTGGAAAGAGGCCTCTGTTGTTCGCGCTGAAAACGCTAAAACTATGGTCGTGTCTGTTCTGTATAATAGTCTTGAGGATTGGATGACCTTGCAATCTGTCATCAACAATTCAGCCCAAATCCAAGACGCGCGTCTTGATGCGCTATCCAAGGATGGGGCGATGATGACGCTGACCTTTGGCGGAGATATGGATCGTTTGGCCAATGAGCTTGCTTTTAAAGGCGTTCAAATTAACACCGACCCTAAAATCGGCACCTATCTGGCGCGCAGTAATTTCCGTCTTTAG